TTGCCACCCTTCCCTTGTCAAGAAGAATAGCCCTTTTATTAAATCTGTCTATCAGATGTTTGTCATGGGTAGCAACAACCACAGTGGTTCCTCTGGCATTTATGTCATTGAAGAGATTGATTATATCAAGGGCCCGCTCAGGGTCAAGATTTCCTGTAGGTTCGTCTGCAAGAAGTATGGTGGGTTCTTTTGCCAATGCCCTTGCAATAGCCACCCGCTGCTGTTCGCCGCCTGAAAGCGTTAAGGGCTTAAAATTTGCCCTGTGCTGAAGCCCCAGATAAGACAGTACCTTAAGAACCCTTTTATTTATATCCCTATTGTCCATACCTGTAATGCGAAGCGCAAGGGCAATATTATCAAAAACTGTTTTGTTGTTTAAGAGCTTAAAGTCCTGAAACACAAAACCTATCTTCCTTCTGAAGGGAGGGATTTCTCTCCGGCTGAATCTTGACATATTCTTTCCGCCTATTATAATCTGCCCCTGTGTCGGCCTCTCTGTATAAAGCATGAGTTTTAATAAAGTGGACTTGCCGGCCCCGCTTGCACCGGTTATAAAAACAAATTCCCCTTTATCAATCTTCAGGGTTATATCTGTTAAGGCAGATATGCCGTCATAGTTCTTATAGACATGAAACATGTTGATCATGTTAGCTTTAGCCTCACGCTATTTTTATCATACTGCCGGATACAAAACAACATACCGATAATAAAAAGAAAAGCCCTCACACCTATGCATAGGTGTGAGGGCAACAAACATGGCGGGGCCGACGGGGCTCGAACCCGCAACTTCCGCCGTGACAGGGCGGTGCTCTAACCAATTGAACTACGGCCCCTAAAAAACAGTGATCAGTGGTCAGTGAAAGAATGTTTATAAAACTGATCACTCGCCACTGATCACTCATCACTCCGATTTTGCCTCAGGCAAAATGTTGGTAGGCGGAACAGGGATCGAACCTGCGACATCAGCCTTGTAAGGGCTGCGCTCTACCAACTGAGCTATCCGCCCAATAAAGAATACATGAAATAGAAATCAGGAAAGAGGAAAATTAATTCCTGATTCCTGATTTCTAATCCGTAAACACATGGCCATCCCCTGCCATATGGCAACTAATCTTATAATATCTGCCTTACTTTCTTACTGCATCTTTCAGGCCTTTTCCAGCCTTAAACTTTGGAACCTTCGCTGCCGGGATATTAATCTCTTTTCCTGTCTGAGGATTACGTCCCTTCCTTGCCTTTCTCTTGGAAACGGAAAATGCTCCGAAACCAACAAGGCTGACTGTATCCCCCTTTTTCAAAGATTTGGTCACAGTCTCTGTAAAGGCATTTACCGCCTTTTCAGCAGCAACCTTTGTAATCTCAGCCGCTCCTGCGATTGCGTCAACAAGTTCACCCTTTGTCATATTCTATCCTCCTTCCTTAATGAATTAAAATCTGTAAATGCTATAACAAACTTTCTTAAGCCCTGTCAAGCAAATTATACTTCCATTATCTCTTTTTCCTTATGTTTTAGAATATCATCAACCCTGTCTATATATTTATCTGTTATCTCCTGAATCTTAGTCTGGCTCTTTTTTAGATCATCCTGTGAAATTGTTTTGTCCTTTTCCAGTTTTTTTATTTCCTCATTGGCGTCTCTTCTGTTATTCCTTATTGCAACCTTACCTTCCTCCGCATTTTTTTTTGCCGTCTTTACAATCTCTTTACGACGTTCCTCTGTAAGTTGTGGAATGGAGATACGGATAAGTTTACCATCATTGGTTGGAGTTAGTCCCATGTCTGAATTCATAACAGCCTTTTCTATGTCTGACAAAACACCCGCATCCCACGGCTGGATTGTAATAAGCCTACTCTCCGGAACCGATATGG
This DNA window, taken from Deltaproteobacteria bacterium, encodes the following:
- the ftsE gene encoding cell division ATP-binding protein FtsE; this encodes MINMFHVYKNYDGISALTDITLKIDKGEFVFITGASGAGKSTLLKLMLYTERPTQGQIIIGGKNMSRFSRREIPPFRRKIGFVFQDFKLLNNKTVFDNIALALRITGMDNRDINKRVLKVLSYLGLQHRANFKPLTLSGGEQQRVAIARALAKEPTILLADEPTGNLDPERALDIINLFNDINARGTTVVVATHDKHLIDRFNKRAILLDKGRVAI
- a CDS encoding HU family DNA-binding protein — encoded protein: MTKGELVDAIAGAAEITKVAAEKAVNAFTETVTKSLKKGDTVSLVGFGAFSVSKRKARKGRNPQTGKEINIPAAKVPKFKAGKGLKDAVRK
- the frr gene encoding ribosome recycling factor codes for the protein MIDAIFKELKDKMDRSIDALHREIAKLRTGRASISMLEGIRVDYYGTPTPINQLATISVPESRLITIQPWDAGVLSDIEKAVMNSDMGLTPTNDGKLIRISIPQLTEERRKEIVKTAKKNAEEGKVAIRNNRRDANEEIKKLEKDKTISQDDLKKSQTKIQEITDKYIDRVDDILKHKEKEIMEV